In Arthrobacter sp. StoSoilB5, one genomic interval encodes:
- the nirB gene encoding nitrite reductase large subunit NirB: MTGHTSSTENPRRIVVVGGGPAAHRFADAMYNRGLEGWQVTVLTEEAHLPYDRVALSKALTETDVDLTLGDAAMWEHEALTLKTGERAVKIDSVAKSVLTAAGNKYEYDHLVVASGSDAARLPIPGSEHTHVYRTLEDVWAINKAIAELREKLGRKVNAVTIGGGLLGLESAAGTEQLGATPIVINGAPWLMNTQLDEGAGQALGRLIEAKGFEVHGGVFPSEVLTDDDGQVTGVLMADGRTIDADLVIVAIGVKPRDDLFRAAEGEEQLFSLGQRGGVVINDFCATEVDGIWAIGEVANFEGMCLGLVAPANTMAEIVADRLHGGEATFPGFDTATKLKLSGVDVASFGDAFARTEHSLEIVYADPARGVYQKIVTTDDAKTLLGGIFVGDASPYMSLRPLLGRELPAEPGAFLSAAGGGEAPETELPDDAILCSCNNVSAGTIRDTINGCGACDGNAPVQELGELKGCTRAGTQCGSCVPMLKKLLEGELKKSGIEVSKALCEHISLSRQELFDAIRVLELTSFEEIMAKYGTGAGCDICKPTIASILASQHSAYVLDAGRGSLQDTNDRALANMQKDGTYSVVPRIAGGEITPKGLGVIAAVAEKYNLYTKITGGQRIDMFGARLEQLPDIWKELVDAGFESGQAYGKSLRTVKSCVGSTWCRFGVQDSVAMAIALELRYRGLRSPHKLKMGVSGCARECAEARGKDVGVIATADGWNLYVGGNGGATPAHAQLLAKDLDDETLLKYIDRYLMYYIRTADRLQRTARWQEELDGGIKHVEEVVVHDSLGIAEELEAAMAKHIDTYEDEWAETLKDPERLRRFRSFVNAPNQKDESISFVPERGQIRPATNEEKGGVLIASTIPVRSATVGAEPVGAEN; the protein is encoded by the coding sequence GTGACCGGACACACTTCAAGTACAGAGAACCCGCGCCGCATCGTTGTCGTCGGAGGCGGCCCTGCGGCCCACCGTTTCGCCGACGCCATGTACAACCGCGGTCTTGAAGGCTGGCAGGTTACGGTGCTGACCGAAGAGGCGCACCTTCCCTACGACCGCGTTGCGTTGAGCAAGGCCCTGACGGAAACCGACGTAGACCTCACCCTGGGCGATGCTGCCATGTGGGAGCACGAGGCTCTGACGCTGAAGACCGGCGAGCGCGCAGTCAAGATCGATTCCGTCGCCAAGAGTGTCCTCACTGCCGCCGGCAACAAGTACGAATACGACCACCTGGTGGTTGCCTCGGGTTCGGATGCAGCCCGGCTCCCGATCCCTGGTTCCGAGCACACCCACGTGTACCGCACGCTCGAGGACGTTTGGGCCATTAACAAGGCCATTGCAGAGCTTCGCGAAAAACTGGGCCGCAAGGTTAACGCTGTCACCATCGGTGGTGGCCTGCTGGGCCTTGAATCCGCCGCAGGCACCGAGCAGCTGGGTGCCACGCCGATCGTCATCAACGGTGCACCGTGGCTCATGAACACTCAGCTGGATGAAGGCGCCGGCCAGGCGCTTGGCCGCCTGATCGAGGCGAAGGGCTTCGAGGTCCACGGCGGCGTCTTCCCGTCCGAAGTACTGACGGACGACGACGGCCAGGTCACCGGAGTCCTGATGGCAGACGGCCGCACCATTGATGCGGACCTCGTGATCGTCGCTATCGGTGTGAAGCCACGCGACGACCTCTTCCGCGCAGCTGAGGGCGAAGAGCAGCTGTTCAGCCTGGGCCAGCGCGGCGGCGTGGTGATCAACGATTTCTGTGCCACCGAGGTGGACGGTATCTGGGCCATCGGTGAAGTGGCCAACTTCGAGGGCATGTGCTTGGGCCTCGTTGCACCGGCAAACACCATGGCCGAGATTGTGGCCGACCGCCTGCACGGCGGCGAAGCAACCTTCCCCGGTTTCGATACCGCCACCAAGCTGAAGTTGTCCGGCGTGGATGTGGCGAGCTTCGGTGATGCCTTCGCGCGGACCGAGCACTCCCTCGAAATCGTCTATGCCGACCCCGCCCGCGGCGTTTACCAGAAAATCGTCACCACTGACGATGCAAAGACCCTCCTGGGCGGCATCTTCGTCGGCGATGCTTCCCCGTACATGAGCCTGCGCCCGCTCCTGGGCCGCGAACTGCCCGCCGAGCCCGGCGCCTTCCTGAGCGCTGCCGGTGGAGGCGAGGCTCCGGAAACCGAGCTGCCGGACGATGCAATCCTGTGCTCTTGCAACAACGTATCCGCCGGAACCATTCGCGATACCATCAACGGTTGCGGCGCCTGCGATGGCAACGCTCCAGTGCAGGAGCTCGGCGAGCTCAAGGGTTGCACCCGTGCAGGTACCCAGTGTGGTTCCTGCGTCCCCATGCTGAAGAAGCTCCTTGAAGGCGAACTGAAGAAGTCCGGCATTGAGGTTTCCAAGGCCCTGTGCGAGCACATCAGCCTGTCCCGCCAGGAGCTGTTCGACGCTATCCGCGTCCTGGAACTTACCTCCTTCGAGGAGATCATGGCCAAGTACGGCACGGGTGCCGGTTGCGATATCTGCAAGCCGACCATCGCCTCCATCTTGGCCAGCCAGCACTCCGCCTACGTCCTGGATGCCGGCCGAGGGTCCCTGCAGGACACGAATGACCGCGCCCTCGCGAACATGCAGAAGGACGGCACCTACTCAGTAGTTCCGCGCATCGCCGGTGGCGAAATCACCCCCAAGGGTCTCGGCGTCATCGCAGCGGTCGCCGAAAAGTACAACCTGTACACCAAGATCACCGGTGGCCAGCGCATCGATATGTTCGGTGCCCGCCTCGAGCAGCTCCCGGACATCTGGAAGGAACTGGTTGACGCCGGCTTCGAGTCCGGCCAGGCCTACGGCAAGAGCCTGCGCACCGTGAAGTCCTGTGTTGGATCCACGTGGTGCCGTTTCGGTGTCCAGGATTCCGTGGCCATGGCCATTGCCCTGGAACTGCGCTATCGCGGCCTGCGCAGCCCGCACAAGCTGAAGATGGGTGTTTCCGGTTGTGCCCGCGAATGCGCCGAGGCCCGCGGCAAGGACGTCGGCGTCATTGCCACGGCTGATGGCTGGAACCTGTACGTCGGCGGCAACGGTGGAGCTACGCCGGCACACGCACAGCTGCTCGCCAAGGACTTGGATGACGAAACACTGCTGAAGTACATCGACCGCTACCTCATGTACTACATCCGCACCGCCGACCGCCTGCAACGCACCGCGCGTTGGCAGGAAGAACTCGACGGCGGCATCAAGCACGTTGAGGAGGTAGTGGTCCACGACTCGCTTGGCATTGCCGAGGAGCTTGAAGCGGCCATGGCCAAGCACATCGATACCTACGAGGACGAGTGGGCTGAGACCCTGAAGGACCCGGAGCGCCTCCGTCGTTTCCGTTCCTTCGTCAACGCCCCCAACCAGAAGGACGAGTCCATCTCCTTCGTTCCGGAGCGCGGCCAGATCCGCCCCGCCACGAACGAAGAAAAGGGCGGCGTGCTCATCGCCTCCACCATCCCGGTCCGCAGCGCAACCGTCGGCGCAGAACCCGTCGGCGCAGAGAATTAG
- the nirD gene encoding nitrite reductase small subunit NirD, translated as MTVILDRADELTTAAVGEWHRVCPVDELEVAWGEAALIDGRQVALFRIAPGEVFAVAQQDPATLANVMARGIIGSRGSRPTIASPLHKEVYDLETGECFTDPDLKLATFATRLVDGFIEVEL; from the coding sequence ATGACCGTAATTCTGGACCGTGCCGACGAACTGACTACTGCCGCCGTTGGCGAATGGCACCGTGTGTGCCCGGTGGACGAACTCGAAGTGGCCTGGGGCGAAGCGGCACTCATCGATGGCCGGCAGGTAGCGCTGTTCCGCATCGCACCCGGCGAAGTCTTCGCAGTCGCACAGCAGGACCCGGCGACATTGGCCAACGTCATGGCCCGCGGCATCATCGGATCCCGCGGAAGCCGGCCGACCATCGCGTCGCCGCTGCACAAAGAGGTCTACGACCTCGAAACCGGTGAGTGCTTCACCGACCCTGACCTCAAGCTCGCAACCTTTGCCACCCGCCTTGTGGATGGCTTCATCGAGGTTGAACTCTAA
- a CDS encoding phospho-sugar mutase, whose protein sequence is MTSSDADFNQLITDARDWASHDPDPATSAALLELTDLASSGDAGAVQELGDSFNGTLQFGTAGLRAALGPGPNRMNRVVVRRAAAGLADFLNETVAAVAPGTRPRAVVGFDARYNSDIFAEETAAIFTAAGIETFLMPAALPTPLLAYAVRALDCDGGVMVTASHNPPQDNGYKVYLGRHAVNESGRGSQIVAPYDAQIAAKIESVGALESITLAEDGWTVLPTSIATDYQAAMAGLVDAEHFPARDLKIVLTPMHGVGGETAVAVLNAAGFADVTLVAEQAEPDPDFPTVAFPNPEEPGALDLALEAAGSLGADIVLANDPDADRAAVAALDPATGAWRMLRGDEVGALLGAHIVARMAAGAGEEPRAGVFANSIVSSRLLSRIAATAGYAHEETLTGFKWISRVRGLTYGYEEALGYCVAPDLVRDKDGISAAVLIAELAATAKAGGKTIFDTLDELYLVHGLHASDQLSIRVADLGLLDAMMNRLRVNPPEAFGGSAVEVFTDLAEGSEALPPTDGLLYLTRDQSRVIIRPSGTEPKLKCYLEVIQAVESAAELPAARQAARTSLDEVLGDVREALGL, encoded by the coding sequence ATGACATCAAGCGATGCCGACTTTAACCAGCTGATCACCGACGCCCGCGATTGGGCTTCCCACGACCCCGACCCGGCGACGTCGGCTGCCCTTCTTGAGCTCACCGACCTCGCCAGCAGCGGTGATGCGGGAGCAGTCCAGGAACTGGGCGACAGCTTCAACGGCACCCTGCAGTTTGGCACCGCCGGCCTTCGTGCGGCTCTCGGCCCCGGCCCCAACCGGATGAACAGGGTGGTGGTGCGGCGGGCAGCGGCGGGCTTGGCGGACTTCCTGAATGAAACCGTGGCCGCAGTTGCGCCGGGTACCCGGCCACGCGCCGTCGTGGGCTTTGACGCCAGGTACAACTCGGACATTTTCGCGGAAGAGACGGCCGCCATCTTCACCGCCGCCGGGATCGAAACCTTCCTGATGCCCGCCGCACTCCCGACGCCGTTGCTCGCCTATGCGGTCAGGGCGCTGGATTGCGATGGCGGCGTCATGGTCACTGCCAGCCATAATCCGCCGCAGGACAACGGCTACAAGGTTTATCTTGGGCGGCACGCCGTGAACGAGAGTGGCAGGGGTTCGCAGATCGTGGCCCCGTACGATGCGCAGATTGCGGCGAAGATCGAGTCCGTGGGCGCGTTGGAGTCGATCACGCTTGCAGAAGACGGCTGGACTGTACTGCCCACCTCCATCGCCACTGACTACCAAGCCGCCATGGCAGGCCTGGTGGATGCAGAGCACTTCCCCGCCCGGGACCTGAAGATCGTCCTGACACCCATGCACGGCGTGGGCGGTGAGACTGCGGTGGCTGTCCTGAACGCAGCCGGTTTCGCGGACGTCACGCTTGTGGCGGAACAGGCCGAGCCGGACCCGGATTTCCCCACGGTCGCGTTCCCCAACCCGGAAGAGCCCGGCGCACTGGACCTGGCGTTGGAGGCTGCCGGCAGCTTGGGCGCGGACATTGTTTTGGCGAACGACCCCGACGCCGATCGGGCGGCCGTCGCTGCTTTGGACCCCGCTACGGGGGCGTGGCGGATGCTGCGTGGCGACGAAGTGGGTGCGCTGCTGGGCGCTCATATCGTTGCCCGCATGGCCGCAGGCGCAGGCGAAGAACCCAGGGCAGGCGTCTTCGCCAACTCGATCGTTTCCTCCCGGCTGTTGTCCCGGATCGCGGCTACTGCGGGGTATGCCCACGAGGAAACTCTCACGGGCTTCAAGTGGATTTCGCGGGTACGGGGCCTCACCTACGGGTACGAGGAAGCCTTGGGTTATTGCGTGGCGCCGGACCTGGTCCGGGACAAGGACGGCATCTCAGCGGCAGTGCTGATCGCGGAATTGGCGGCAACCGCAAAGGCCGGGGGCAAGACGATCTTCGACACCCTGGATGAGCTCTACCTGGTGCACGGGCTTCATGCGAGTGACCAGTTGAGCATCCGGGTGGCTGATCTGGGGCTCCTGGATGCCATGATGAACCGCTTGCGGGTCAACCCGCCTGAAGCGTTTGGAGGGTCCGCCGTCGAGGTTTTCACTGACCTCGCCGAGGGCAGCGAAGCGTTGCCGCCTACGGACGGGCTTTTGTATCTCACACGGGACCAGAGCCGCGTGATCATCCGGCCCAGCGGCACGGAACCAAAGCTCAAATGCTACCTGGAGGTCATCCAGGCCGTGGAGTCCGCGGCGGAGCTTCCCGCTGCACGCCAAGCAGCGCGGACATCCCTGGACGAAGTCCTTGGGGATGTCCGCGAGGCATTGGGCTTATAG